From the Martelella mediterranea DSM 17316 genome, one window contains:
- the narJ gene encoding nitrate reductase molybdenum cofactor assembly chaperone codes for MNIALKITSLLLSYPEQELLDELPELKAALASSAVPEAVAVALGRLIDDLAGRDLYEAQERYVHLFDRTRALSLHLFEHIHGESRDRGQAMVDLMALYEAGGFEIDAKELPDYLPLFLEFLSTRPKAEAEDLLGQTAHITEAIGERLRKRESVYASAFATLSLLSSAEADKKLLKELMAAPEDDPDDLKALDSIWEEEAVTFGGNAGEGACGPDRLRTRMRASERQPGDVAGSVSN; via the coding sequence ATGAACATCGCCCTGAAAATCACCTCGCTGCTCCTGTCCTATCCGGAGCAGGAACTGCTGGATGAATTGCCGGAACTGAAGGCGGCGCTCGCGTCCTCGGCGGTTCCCGAAGCCGTCGCCGTCGCTCTGGGCAGGCTGATCGACGACTTGGCCGGCCGCGATCTCTACGAGGCCCAGGAACGCTACGTCCATCTCTTCGACCGCACCCGCGCGCTGTCTCTTCATCTCTTCGAGCATATCCACGGCGAAAGCCGGGATCGCGGTCAGGCCATGGTCGACCTGATGGCGCTATATGAGGCCGGTGGTTTCGAGATCGACGCAAAGGAACTGCCGGACTACCTGCCGCTGTTTCTGGAGTTTCTCTCCACGCGTCCAAAGGCCGAGGCGGAAGACCTTCTCGGCCAGACCGCGCATATCACCGAGGCCATCGGCGAGCGGCTGAGGAAGCGTGAATCCGTCTACGCCTCGGCCTTTGCGACGCTTTCCCTGCTGTCATCCGCCGAGGCTGACAAGAAGCTCCTGAAGGAGCTGATGGCCGCACCCGAAGACGACCCCGACGACCTCAAGGCGCTCGACAGCATCTGGGAGGAAGAAGCCGTCACCTTCGGCGGCAATGCCGGCGAGGGCGCGTGCGGGCCGGACCGGCTCAGGACCCGCATGCGCGCTTCAGAACGTCAACCCGGCGATGTCGCCGGTTCCGTTTCGAACTAG
- the narH gene encoding nitrate reductase subunit beta, with product MKVRAQIGMVLNLDKCIGCHTCSVTCKNVWTNREGVEYAWFNNVETKPGIGFPKEWENQKKWNGGWVRKKNGRIEPKMGAKWRILAKIFANPDLPEIDDYYEPFDFDYGHLQTAGESKTMPTARPRSKLTGERMEKIEWGPNWEEILGGEFEKRSKDVNFEGVEKEIYGQFENTFMMYLPRLCEHCLNPTCVAACPSGAIYKREDDGIVLIDQEKCRGWRMCVSGCPYKKIYYNWNSGKSEKCIFCYPRIEAGQPTVCSETCVGRIRYLGVILYDADRISEAASTANEQDLYEEQLKVFLDPNDPAVIEQARKDGVPDDWLKAARNSPVYKMAIDWKVAFPLHPEYRTLPMVWYVPPLSPVQSAAEAGKLGLDGDMPDVKSLRIPVRYLANFLTAGKEEPVVNALERMLAMRAYMRAKTVDGVDDNAIAERVGLTGRMIEDMYHVMAIANYEDRFVIPTTHREVSEDAYDVRGSCGFSFGNGCSGGNSDTELFGAGRRKVVQTPTDISKEQV from the coding sequence ATGAAGGTCCGCGCACAGATCGGCATGGTGCTCAATCTCGATAAATGCATCGGGTGCCACACCTGCTCCGTCACCTGCAAGAATGTCTGGACGAACCGGGAAGGCGTTGAATACGCCTGGTTCAACAATGTCGAGACCAAGCCGGGGATCGGATTTCCCAAGGAATGGGAAAACCAGAAGAAATGGAATGGCGGCTGGGTCCGCAAGAAGAACGGCCGGATCGAGCCGAAGATGGGCGCCAAATGGCGCATCCTCGCCAAGATCTTCGCCAATCCGGACCTGCCGGAAATCGACGACTATTACGAACCCTTCGATTTCGACTATGGCCATCTCCAGACCGCCGGCGAGAGCAAGACCATGCCGACGGCTCGGCCGCGCTCGAAGCTGACCGGCGAGCGGATGGAGAAGATCGAATGGGGCCCGAACTGGGAGGAAATCCTCGGCGGCGAATTCGAGAAGCGCTCGAAGGATGTGAATTTCGAGGGCGTCGAGAAGGAAATCTACGGCCAGTTCGAAAACACCTTCATGATGTATCTGCCGCGCCTGTGCGAGCACTGTCTGAACCCGACCTGTGTCGCCGCCTGTCCCTCAGGCGCGATCTACAAGCGTGAGGATGACGGCATCGTCCTGATCGACCAGGAGAAGTGCCGGGGCTGGCGCATGTGCGTCTCCGGCTGCCCCTACAAGAAGATCTATTACAACTGGAATTCCGGCAAATCGGAAAAGTGCATCTTCTGCTATCCGCGCATCGAAGCCGGCCAGCCGACGGTGTGCTCGGAAACCTGCGTCGGTCGTATCCGTTACCTCGGCGTCATTCTCTATGATGCCGACCGGATTTCGGAGGCGGCGTCGACGGCGAACGAGCAGGATCTCTACGAGGAACAGCTCAAGGTGTTCCTCGATCCGAACGACCCGGCGGTCATCGAACAGGCCCGCAAGGACGGCGTGCCGGACGACTGGCTGAAGGCGGCGAGGAACTCGCCGGTCTACAAGATGGCGATCGACTGGAAGGTGGCCTTCCCGCTGCATCCGGAATACCGCACCCTGCCGATGGTCTGGTACGTACCGCCGCTCTCGCCGGTCCAGTCCGCCGCCGAAGCCGGCAAGCTCGGTCTCGATGGCGATATGCCGGACGTGAAGTCGCTGCGTATTCCCGTGCGCTACCTCGCCAACTTTTTGACGGCGGGCAAGGAGGAGCCGGTGGTGAACGCGCTGGAACGCATGCTCGCCATGCGCGCCTATATGCGCGCCAAAACCGTCGACGGCGTCGACGACAACGCGATTGCCGAACGCGTCGGCCTCACCGGCCGGATGATCGAGGATATGTACCACGTGATGGCAATTGCCAATTACGAGGATCGTTTCGTCATCCCGACCACCCATCGCGAGGTCTCCGAAGACGCCTATGACGTCCGCGGGTCCTGCGGCTTCTCCTTCGGCAATGGCTGTTCCGGCGGCAATTCCGACACGGAACTCTTCGGCGCCGGCCGCCGCAAGGTGGTGCAGACGCCGACCGATATCTCCAAGGAGCAGGTCTGA
- a CDS encoding nitrate reductase subunit alpha: MSLLLDRLNFLARKNVDTFSDGHGVTTNENRDWEDAYRKRWQHDKIVRSTHGVNCTGSCSWKIYVKGGIVTWETQQTDYPRTRPDMPNHEPRGCSRGASYSWYMYSANRVKYPLIRARLLKLWRRERADKSPVAAWRAIQEDPAKRAEYIKVRGLGGFVRATWDEVNELIAAANAYTAKRWGPDRVIGFSPIPAMSMVSYAAGSRYLSLLGGTCMSFYDWYCDLPPASPMTWGEQTDVPESADWYNAGFLMLWGSNVPQTRTPDAHFYTEVRYKGTKSVVVSPDYSEAAKFSDLWLHPKQGTDAALAMALGHVILREYHLDRTVGYFDDYCRRYTDMPMLVRLVKKDGRFVPERFLRASDFKDGLGESNNPEWKTVGFDAKTGDVVAPRGSVGYRWGEKGKWNLEQKDGAGAEIDLVMSLAESHDGVEDVAFPYFGSRAHDYFEGTDHDDVLARKVPVRRVALADGEAIVATVFDLFVANYGLDRGFGGDNVASSFDDGTPYTPAWAEKITGVSREQIIATARAFAGNAEKTNGRSMVILGAGLNHWYHMDMNYRGIINMLVMCGCIGQSGGGWSHYVGQEKLRPQTGWLPLAFGLDWQRPPRHMNSTSFFYAHTDQWRYETVKVDELLSPTAPEGPWDATLIDYNIRAERMGWLPSAPQLRTNPLEVARAAEASGQKPADYVADALKTGTLSMSCEDPDAEENWPRNMFVWRSNLLGSSGKGHEYFLKHLLGTSHGLLGKDLGDEGRQEVKEAVWHDEAPEGKLDLLVTLDFRMSTTCVYSDIVLPTATWYEKNDLNTSDMHPFIHPLTSAADPAWQSRSDWEIFKGIAKTFSEVAPEVLGVEKDIVLVPTLHDTPGELAQPFDVKDWKQGETDPVPGKTMPTVAVVERDYPNLYKRFTSVGPLLDKLGNGGKGISWNTEHEVGLLGKLNGTVTEEGASKGRPKIETDIHATEVILSLAPETNGEVAVKAWAALSAITGRDHTHLALPKEDEKIRFRDIVAQPRKIISSPTWSGLESEKVCYNACYTNVHELIPWRTLSGRQQLYQDHLWMRAFGEAFCVYRPPIDTGTVTPAIEARLDGQPHLVLNFITPHQKWGIHSTYTDNLLMLTLNRGGPVVWISEPDAARAGIVDNDWVEVYNANGALVARAVVSQRMKDGTIFMYHAQEKIVNTPGSPLTGQRGGIHNSVTRVIPKPTHMIGGYAHQAYGFNYYGTVGANRDEFVVVRKLENVDWMDETPSLAGKEAAE, from the coding sequence ATGTCTCTTCTCCTCGACCGCCTCAACTTTCTGGCACGCAAGAATGTCGATACATTCTCCGATGGTCACGGCGTCACCACCAATGAAAATCGCGACTGGGAAGACGCCTATCGCAAGCGCTGGCAGCACGACAAGATCGTGCGCTCTACCCATGGCGTGAACTGCACGGGCTCCTGTTCGTGGAAGATCTACGTCAAGGGCGGGATCGTCACCTGGGAAACCCAGCAGACCGATTATCCGCGCACCCGGCCCGACATGCCCAATCACGAACCACGCGGCTGTTCGCGCGGCGCCAGCTACAGCTGGTATATGTATTCGGCCAATCGGGTGAAATACCCGCTGATCCGGGCGCGGCTCCTGAAGCTCTGGCGCAGGGAACGCGCCGACAAGAGCCCGGTCGCCGCCTGGCGCGCCATTCAGGAGGACCCGGCCAAGCGGGCCGAATACATCAAGGTGCGCGGCCTCGGCGGCTTCGTGCGCGCCACCTGGGACGAGGTCAACGAGCTCATCGCGGCGGCCAACGCCTATACCGCGAAGAGGTGGGGGCCCGACCGCGTCATCGGATTTTCGCCGATCCCGGCGATGTCGATGGTCTCTTACGCGGCCGGGTCCCGCTACCTGTCGCTGCTCGGCGGCACCTGCATGTCGTTTTACGACTGGTATTGCGACCTGCCCCCGGCCTCGCCGATGACCTGGGGCGAGCAGACCGACGTGCCGGAATCGGCTGACTGGTACAATGCCGGCTTCCTGATGCTCTGGGGCTCCAACGTGCCGCAGACACGCACGCCGGACGCGCATTTCTACACGGAGGTGCGCTACAAGGGCACGAAGTCCGTCGTCGTCTCGCCGGACTATTCGGAAGCCGCAAAATTCTCCGATCTCTGGCTGCACCCGAAGCAGGGAACCGATGCGGCGCTCGCCATGGCGCTCGGCCATGTGATCCTGCGCGAATACCATCTCGACCGGACGGTCGGCTATTTCGACGATTACTGTCGCCGCTACACCGACATGCCGATGCTGGTGCGGCTGGTGAAGAAGGACGGCCGTTTCGTGCCGGAACGCTTTCTGCGTGCCTCCGACTTCAAGGATGGTCTCGGCGAGAGCAACAATCCCGAATGGAAGACGGTCGGCTTCGACGCGAAGACCGGCGACGTCGTCGCGCCGCGCGGGTCGGTGGGCTATCGCTGGGGCGAAAAGGGCAAGTGGAACCTCGAGCAGAAGGATGGCGCGGGCGCTGAAATCGATCTGGTCATGAGCCTTGCGGAAAGCCATGACGGCGTCGAGGACGTTGCATTCCCCTATTTCGGCAGCCGGGCGCATGACTATTTCGAGGGCACTGATCATGACGACGTTCTGGCGCGCAAGGTGCCGGTCCGCCGGGTGGCGCTTGCGGATGGCGAGGCGATCGTCGCCACGGTCTTCGACCTGTTCGTCGCCAATTACGGCCTCGACCGCGGCTTCGGCGGCGACAATGTCGCAAGTTCTTTCGACGATGGAACGCCCTATACGCCGGCCTGGGCGGAGAAGATCACCGGCGTTTCCCGCGAGCAGATCATCGCGACCGCCCGCGCCTTCGCGGGCAACGCCGAAAAGACCAACGGCCGCTCCATGGTCATTCTCGGCGCCGGTCTGAACCACTGGTACCACATGGACATGAACTACCGTGGTATCATCAACATGCTGGTGATGTGCGGCTGTATCGGCCAGTCCGGCGGCGGCTGGAGCCATTATGTCGGCCAGGAAAAGCTGCGCCCGCAGACGGGCTGGCTGCCGCTCGCTTTCGGACTCGACTGGCAGCGCCCGCCGCGCCACATGAACTCGACCTCGTTCTTCTACGCCCACACCGATCAGTGGCGCTACGAGACGGTGAAGGTCGACGAACTGCTGTCTCCGACCGCGCCGGAAGGCCCGTGGGATGCAACGCTGATCGATTACAACATCCGCGCCGAGCGCATGGGCTGGCTGCCCTCAGCGCCGCAATTGCGCACCAACCCGCTGGAGGTCGCCCGTGCGGCGGAAGCCTCGGGCCAAAAGCCTGCCGATTATGTCGCCGATGCGCTGAAAACCGGCACGCTTTCCATGTCCTGCGAAGACCCGGACGCGGAGGAAAACTGGCCGCGCAACATGTTCGTCTGGCGCTCCAACCTGCTCGGCTCCTCGGGCAAGGGGCACGAATATTTCCTGAAACACCTGCTTGGCACATCACACGGCCTGCTTGGCAAGGATCTCGGCGACGAGGGCCGTCAGGAGGTGAAGGAGGCCGTCTGGCATGACGAGGCGCCGGAAGGAAAGCTCGATCTGTTGGTGACCCTCGACTTCCGCATGTCGACCACCTGCGTCTATTCCGACATCGTTCTGCCGACGGCGACATGGTACGAGAAGAACGACCTCAACACCTCCGACATGCACCCCTTCATCCATCCGCTGACAAGTGCTGCCGATCCGGCCTGGCAGTCGCGCTCGGACTGGGAAATCTTCAAGGGTATCGCAAAGACGTTTTCCGAAGTCGCGCCGGAAGTGCTGGGCGTCGAAAAGGATATCGTGCTGGTGCCGACCCTGCACGACACCCCCGGCGAACTGGCCCAGCCCTTCGATGTGAAGGACTGGAAACAGGGCGAAACGGACCCGGTTCCGGGCAAGACCATGCCGACGGTCGCCGTGGTCGAGCGGGACTATCCCAATCTCTACAAGCGCTTCACCTCCGTCGGCCCGCTTCTCGATAAGCTCGGCAATGGCGGCAAGGGGATTTCCTGGAACACCGAGCATGAAGTCGGCCTTCTGGGCAAGCTCAACGGCACGGTGACGGAAGAGGGGGCCTCGAAGGGCCGTCCGAAGATCGAGACCGATATCCATGCCACCGAGGTGATCCTGTCGCTGGCGCCGGAAACCAATGGCGAGGTCGCGGTCAAGGCCTGGGCAGCGCTCTCGGCGATCACCGGGCGCGACCACACCCATCTCGCCCTTCCGAAAGAAGACGAAAAAATCCGCTTCCGCGACATCGTCGCTCAGCCGCGCAAGATCATTTCCTCGCCGACATGGTCGGGGCTGGAATCGGAAAAGGTCTGCTACAACGCCTGCTACACCAATGTCCACGAGCTGATCCCGTGGCGCACGCTCTCCGGGCGGCAGCAGCTCTATCAGGACCATCTGTGGATGCGGGCCTTCGGCGAGGCCTTCTGCGTCTACCGCCCGCCGATCGATACCGGAACCGTGACGCCGGCAATCGAGGCGCGCCTCGACGGCCAGCCGCATCTGGTGCTGAACTTCATCACCCCGCACCAGAAATGGGGCATCCACTCCACCTATACCGACAACCTGTTGATGCTGACGCTGAACCGCGGCGGCCCGGTGGTGTGGATCTCCGAGCCCGACGCCGCCCGCGCCGGCATCGTCGATAATGACTGGGTCGAGGTCTACAACGCCAATGGCGCGCTGGTCGCCCGCGCGGTGGTCTCGCAGCGCATGAAGGACGGCACGATCTTCATGTACCACGCGCAGGAGAAGATCGTGAACACGCCCGGCTCGCCGCTGACCGGCCAGCGCGGCGGCATTCACAACTCCGTCACCCGCGTGATCCCGAAGCCCACCCACATGATCGGCGGTTACGCCCATCAGGCCTACGGTTTCAACTACTACGGAACCGTGGGCGCCAACCGCGATGAATTCGTCGTCGTCCGCAAACTCGAAAATGTCGACTGGATGGACGAGACCCCAAGCCTTGCAGGAAAGGAGGCCGCAGAATGA
- a CDS encoding nitrate/nitrite transporter, whose translation MSAVDGVSRSDQRRALGLSTVAFTVCFAVWTIFAIIGVEIKSELGLSETQFGILVATPVLTGSLTRLMLGIWTEQYGGRLVFPLQMLLAAAATFLLTSATTYPLFLLAALGVGLAGGSFAVGVTYVSHWYPPEKQGTALGIFGAGNVGAAVTKFGAPFVMVAFGWQAVANVWAFALAAIAVIFFVFSKHDPVFEARRRSGAKATTVAAQLAPLKNLQVWRFSLYYFFVFGAFVALALWLPHYLVDVYGVDIRTAGMAAAAFSLSASLFRAYGGHLSDRFGARSVMYWTFGFALFLLFMLSYPPTSYTIHAKGGDIVFSTAMSFGAFVLMIFCLGFFMSLGKAAVYKHIPVYYPDNVGSVGGLVGMIGGLGGFVLPIVFGTLLDLTGVYTTCFAFLFLLVLVALTWMHLSIRQMERRNRASDDTLPELPEFEGMTPKTSAATLTEWNPEDKTFWEQTGRKVAKRNLWISIPALLLAFSVWMVWSVVVARLPAIGFNFTDAQLFWLAALPGLSGATLRIFYSFMVPIFGGRLWTTLSTASLLLPAMGIGYAVQNPETPYLIFLVLALLCGLGGGNFASSMANISFFFPKAEKGNALAMNAGLGNLGVSVMQFLVPVVITMGVFGALGGEPQALSDGGRLWLQNAGFVWVPFIIAATIAAYFGMNDIASAKASFADQAVIFSRFHNWIMCILYTGTFGSFIGYSAGFPLLMKTQFPEVNALSYAFLGPLVGALSRAGTGWISDRFGGGRVTFWTFVGMFVAVVGVLQFLPHGGEGGNFWAFFACFMALFFLTGVGNASTFQMIPAIMREEVPRLMPELDAGALQKQTDRESAAIIAFTSAIAAYGAFFIPKSYGTAISMTGGPDMALWGFGIFYVICAVLTFFYYTRRNAPVPC comes from the coding sequence ATGTCTGCAGTTGACGGTGTTTCGCGAAGCGATCAGCGCCGGGCGCTCGGTCTCAGCACTGTGGCCTTCACGGTCTGTTTTGCGGTCTGGACGATCTTCGCCATCATCGGGGTCGAGATCAAAAGCGAACTCGGCCTTTCCGAAACCCAGTTCGGCATTCTGGTGGCAACGCCGGTTCTCACCGGCTCGCTGACGCGGCTGATGCTCGGCATCTGGACCGAGCAATATGGCGGGCGGCTGGTGTTTCCGTTGCAGATGCTACTGGCCGCCGCGGCGACCTTTCTTCTGACCAGCGCGACAACCTATCCGCTTTTCCTGCTCGCCGCCCTTGGCGTCGGCCTTGCCGGCGGTTCCTTCGCCGTTGGCGTCACCTATGTCTCGCACTGGTATCCGCCGGAAAAGCAGGGCACCGCGCTCGGCATTTTCGGCGCCGGCAATGTCGGCGCGGCGGTGACCAAGTTCGGCGCGCCTTTCGTCATGGTCGCCTTCGGCTGGCAGGCGGTGGCCAATGTCTGGGCCTTCGCGCTTGCAGCGATCGCCGTCATCTTCTTCGTTTTTTCGAAACATGATCCGGTGTTCGAAGCCCGCCGCCGCAGCGGAGCGAAGGCCACCACGGTTGCGGCCCAGCTTGCGCCGCTGAAGAACCTGCAGGTCTGGCGCTTCTCGCTGTACTATTTCTTCGTCTTCGGCGCTTTCGTCGCGCTGGCGCTGTGGCTGCCGCATTACCTCGTCGATGTCTACGGCGTCGATATCCGCACTGCGGGCATGGCGGCGGCGGCCTTCTCGCTCTCGGCCAGCCTGTTCCGCGCCTATGGCGGGCATCTCTCGGACCGGTTCGGCGCGCGCTCGGTGATGTACTGGACCTTCGGCTTTGCGCTGTTCTTGCTGTTCATGCTGTCCTATCCGCCGACGAGCTACACGATCCACGCCAAGGGCGGCGATATTGTCTTCTCGACGGCCATGAGCTTCGGCGCCTTCGTGCTGATGATCTTCTGTCTCGGTTTCTTCATGAGCCTCGGCAAGGCGGCCGTCTACAAGCATATCCCGGTCTACTATCCCGACAATGTCGGCTCGGTCGGCGGTCTCGTCGGCATGATCGGCGGGCTCGGCGGCTTCGTCCTGCCGATCGTGTTCGGTACGCTGCTGGACCTGACCGGCGTCTACACCACCTGCTTCGCCTTCCTCTTTCTGCTGGTGCTGGTCGCCCTGACCTGGATGCACCTTTCCATTCGTCAGATGGAACGCCGCAACCGGGCCAGTGACGACACCCTGCCGGAACTGCCGGAATTCGAGGGCATGACGCCGAAGACGTCGGCGGCGACGCTGACGGAATGGAACCCGGAAGACAAGACCTTCTGGGAACAGACCGGACGCAAGGTCGCCAAGCGCAATCTGTGGATCTCCATTCCCGCGCTGCTTCTGGCCTTTTCGGTCTGGATGGTGTGGTCGGTTGTCGTCGCGCGGCTTCCCGCGATCGGCTTTAACTTCACCGACGCCCAGCTCTTCTGGCTGGCGGCGCTGCCGGGGCTTTCGGGCGCGACGCTCAGGATTTTCTACTCCTTCATGGTGCCGATCTTCGGCGGCAGGCTCTGGACCACGCTGTCCACCGCCTCGCTGCTGCTGCCGGCCATGGGCATCGGCTATGCCGTGCAGAACCCGGAAACGCCCTATCTGATCTTCCTCGTTCTGGCGCTTCTGTGCGGTCTCGGCGGCGGCAACTTCGCCTCGTCCATGGCCAATATCAGCTTCTTCTTCCCCAAGGCCGAAAAGGGCAATGCGCTCGCCATGAATGCCGGTCTCGGCAATCTCGGGGTCTCGGTCATGCAGTTCCTCGTGCCGGTGGTCATCACCATGGGCGTCTTCGGCGCGCTCGGCGGCGAACCGCAGGCGCTGAGCGACGGGGGACGGCTGTGGCTGCAGAATGCCGGCTTTGTCTGGGTGCCATTCATCATCGCCGCCACCATCGCCGCCTATTTCGGCATGAACGATATCGCCTCGGCCAAGGCCTCCTTTGCCGATCAGGCGGTGATCTTCTCGCGCTTCCACAACTGGATCATGTGCATTCTCTATACCGGCACATTCGGCTCGTTCATCGGCTATTCGGCGGGTTTCCCGCTGCTGATGAAGACGCAGTTCCCGGAGGTCAATGCGCTCTCCTACGCCTTCCTTGGCCCGCTGGTCGGCGCGCTGAGCCGTGCGGGCACCGGCTGGATTTCCGACCGCTTCGGCGGCGGGCGGGTGACCTTCTGGACCTTCGTCGGCATGTTCGTCGCCGTGGTCGGCGTGCTGCAATTCCTGCCGCATGGAGGTGAGGGCGGTAATTTCTGGGCCTTCTTCGCCTGCTTCATGGCGCTGTTCTTCCTCACTGGTGTGGGCAATGCATCGACCTTCCAGATGATCCCGGCGATCATGCGCGAGGAAGTGCCCCGACTGATGCCGGAACTGGATGCGGGCGCGCTGCAGAAGCAGACGGACCGCGAGAGCGCGGCGATCATCGCCTTCACCTCCGCGATCGCCGCCTATGGCGCATTCTTCATCCCCAAATCCTACGGCACCGCGATCTCGATGACCGGCGGACCGGACATGGCGCTGTGGGGCTTCGGCATCTTCTACGTCATCTGCGCCGTGCTGACCTTCTTCTACTACACCCGCCGCAACGCGCCGGTGCCCTGCTAA
- a CDS encoding cyclic nucleotide-binding domain-containing protein, protein MRSSDLPEVRALGLFNSMGEENFEALMQAAYLQTFPPQLDLVHEGDPADFLYVVIEGCVELYANANRREATMAMVHPVSPFILAAVLKDAVYLMSARTRARSKILLIPSEDVRSIFELDDAFARAMVLEMAGSYRYVIKEHKGLKLRSSVERLANTLLRQNHEFGKGTGEFELPYDKRTLASLLGMTPENLSRAFNTLKPYGVEVNGTTIRLSDIKSLETLAKPTPLIDDPGT, encoded by the coding sequence ATGCGGTCATCCGATTTGCCCGAGGTGCGCGCGCTCGGCCTGTTCAACAGCATGGGCGAGGAGAATTTCGAGGCGCTGATGCAGGCGGCCTATCTGCAGACCTTCCCGCCGCAACTCGATCTCGTACACGAGGGCGATCCGGCGGATTTCCTCTATGTCGTGATCGAGGGCTGCGTCGAGCTTTACGCCAATGCCAACCGCCGCGAGGCCACCATGGCGATGGTGCATCCGGTCAGCCCCTTCATCCTGGCCGCCGTCTTGAAGGATGCGGTCTATCTGATGTCGGCGCGCACGCGGGCGCGCTCGAAAATCCTGCTGATCCCGTCGGAAGACGTCCGCTCGATCTTCGAACTCGATGACGCCTTCGCAAGGGCGATGGTGCTGGAGATGGCCGGCAGCTATCGCTACGTCATCAAGGAGCACAAGGGCCTCAAGCTGCGCAGTTCCGTCGAGCGATTGGCGAATACGCTGCTTCGGCAGAACCATGAATTCGGCAAGGGTACCGGTGAATTCGAGCTGCCCTACGACAAGCGCACGCTCGCCTCCCTGCTCGGCATGACGCCGGAAAACCTGTCGCGCGCCTTCAACACGCTGAAGCCCTACGGCGTCGAGGTCAACGGAACGACAATCCGGCTTTCCGACATCAAGTCTCTGGAAACCCTCGCCAAACCGACCCCGCTCATCGACGACCCCGGCACCTGA
- a CDS encoding LysR family transcriptional regulator, whose protein sequence is MHSTFMRYFDEVARQGSIRKAAAVLNVSSTTVNRKIIATEKTIGVLLLERTPEGVTLTDAGRIVLEHCRETLNGYERTKMMLDDIRDLRSGHINICAIDSVTYGLLPRILLDFNSVYPQITYSVTTAQPDDIMEAVASGICDIGITFTFDVHPGVRIISEKGAPIGIIMRPDHPLATRSSLSIADLDGLKLVRTVDARGRNSIIDQAFTGIAPSLSTNCFTDTLHVAKHMILAGRSLGVYTQIGFYDEIQQRRLCFVPLQQDVLLNLKIGVVMSAASGISPPERLLGNEIKRALAGLRLDAAAPGPS, encoded by the coding sequence ATGCATTCGACATTCATGCGCTATTTCGACGAGGTTGCCCGCCAGGGATCGATCCGCAAGGCCGCGGCCGTTCTCAACGTCTCCTCGACCACGGTGAACCGGAAGATCATCGCCACGGAAAAGACGATCGGCGTGCTTCTGCTGGAGCGCACGCCCGAGGGCGTGACGCTGACTGATGCCGGGCGGATCGTGCTGGAACACTGTCGCGAGACGCTGAATGGCTACGAGCGCACCAAGATGATGCTCGATGACATTCGCGATCTGCGCTCGGGCCACATCAATATCTGCGCCATCGATTCCGTGACCTACGGCCTGCTGCCGCGCATTCTGCTCGATTTCAACAGCGTCTATCCGCAGATCACCTATTCGGTCACCACAGCGCAGCCGGATGACATCATGGAGGCGGTGGCGAGCGGCATTTGCGATATCGGGATCACCTTCACCTTCGACGTGCATCCCGGCGTGAGGATCATTTCGGAGAAGGGCGCGCCGATCGGGATCATCATGCGGCCCGACCATCCGCTTGCCACCCGCTCAAGCCTGTCGATCGCAGACCTCGACGGACTGAAACTGGTGCGCACGGTTGATGCGCGCGGGCGCAACTCTATCATCGATCAGGCGTTTACCGGCATCGCGCCCTCGCTCTCCACCAACTGCTTCACGGATACGCTTCATGTCGCCAAGCACATGATCCTGGCGGGCCGCAGTCTGGGGGTCTATACCCAGATCGGGTTCTATGACGAGATCCAGCAGCGCCGCCTGTGCTTCGTGCCGCTGCAGCAGGATGTGCTGCTGAACCTGAAGATCGGCGTCGTGATGTCCGCCGCCTCGGGCATTTCCCCGCCCGAGCGCCTGCTCGGCAACGAGATCAAGCGGGCGCTGGCGGGCCTGCGCCTCGATGCCGCGGCGCCCGGTCCGTCATAG